From a single Planctellipticum variicoloris genomic region:
- a CDS encoding carbon storage regulator, which translates to MLVLTRKLRESLIVGGGDSAHRELTVTVLEILGDRVRLGIEAHNDVKVHRWEVWERIRQAAVLVPVPVLNSASLRSVTKASFIPDLNGLDRVVDRAAAQDLRGVVTTDV; encoded by the coding sequence ATGCTGGTCCTGACGAGAAAGTTGCGGGAATCGTTGATCGTCGGCGGGGGCGACTCGGCTCATCGCGAGCTGACCGTGACCGTCCTGGAGATTCTTGGCGATCGCGTGCGTCTCGGCATCGAGGCACACAACGACGTCAAAGTGCATCGCTGGGAAGTCTGGGAACGCATCCGCCAGGCCGCGGTTCTGGTCCCGGTTCCCGTTCTGAACAGTGCAAGTCTCAGGTCCGTGACGAAAGCCTCCTTCATCCCGGACCTGAACGGGCTTGATCGGGTGGTCGATCGCGCTGCGGCTCAGGATCTGCGAGGGGTTGTGACGACCGACGTCTGA